The Chamaesiphon minutus PCC 6605 DNA window TATGTGCGCCAACAGGTTTTAGAAATACTCAAAAAATGTCAGATTGCCAAATCTGAAACTGCACATTTAATCGGTTTACTCACTCGTAAATCTAGCGATTTACGCCAAGGAATCCTCGGTTTATTACTCAAGCAAGCGGATGAAGATGCGATCGATTCTGCTCAAATCCTATTAGCAGCTAAGGATAAGTTACAGCGACAAGCTGGCTTGGAATTAGTGGCAGAATTAATCAAGGGAAATCGATTGGTAGCTGAATGTCAATCGATCGCGCAAACCTATCGATCTACGCGGGGCGATAAACTTACCACCGCAGAGACTCAACTACTGGAGCGGATTTTCGCACGCGAGTCGCAACCTGCAAGCTTGCGGGATGCGTTGGGTTTAGTCAATCTTGCCAATTTATACGTACCGGAACCATTAACTTGCACCAATCCCGTCGAAATAAATACGGCGGCGGCTAAAAGTACTTTAATCGCGATCGACGAATTAATCCATCAACATCGTCAAACCCCGATTCAAATCACAAATTATCAAGGCGAAATTGAAGAAGAATTACTTGGTAACGTAACTTGGAAATTTCCTTGGTTTCAAAAAGATCTATCTCCAACCGAAAATTTGGCGCGGCTGCCCTTAGCAGATGTGTGGGAAAACTGGTATCACAGCGATCGATCTAAAGATGAAGATGGTTTAGAACTAATTCGGGCGATCTCACCTCGCTATAAAACAGATGTGGAGTATTGCATAAGAACTGAAGAAAATGAAGATTTGGATAATAATATTGAGTCCCCATACAATCAGCTTCGCAGCATTTTCAAGACATCATTTGGTAAGATAGATCGAGATTTGCGCTATCCAGCATTAGTAAATAATATTGTTAGTTGGTTGTTATATCTTCACCCTCAGCCAAACGCAATCGATTTTTCTTTAAATCTACTCACAATGGTGTTGACGGCTGTAGACCCACTCGAATTACAACGCTCGATATCTCATCTGGTGACTGGCACAAGATATTTTGTAGCCTTCATCGGACAAGTCAATAGCTTCGCACGACGATGGAGCGATGTTAGCGAGAGACATTTTCGGCGGTGGTGGCAAATTGCTACTTGGCTCGACAATAGTATTTGGTATTTTATCTGTCGAGATAGAGCAATCTGTCTTGAGAATGTGGTGACTGCTTATCATTTTGGCTTGGCTAATATTGCAGATGTTACCTATTATTTATTGAGTGATTCTTCATCAGCATGGAGCGAAAGATTCGAGAAAGAATTACAACAGATGCCTGTTAACATAACCTACTCTAGAAATGATTTTTTTGCTCTGCAAAGGCTCACTCGGCGGAAATTATCGGATTTAGATCCAAAAATGAATATTGCGATCGAAGCTGCAAATTTATGTCGCGATCGCATTCTCGAAATTGAATGCCAACGGGGAGATTTACCCACGGCGGCGACAAATGCAGCACTGGCATTGAGATCGATCGAGGGTATTCCGACGATCGTTAAACTATTACAGAATTTAGATAATGCCACCTTCGTGCGTGGCTATACTTACGGCAACCAGAGCAAAGCCGCCGTGATGAGCCACTTGATGCGGATTAGTTTCCCCGCCAGTAACGATACGCCTGTAGAATTTGCCCGCCAAGTCAGAGCCGCGAAAATTAGTGAAGAGAAGCTGATTCAATTTGCCTTCTTTGCGCCCCAATGGGTGAATTATATCCAACAGGCGATCGATCTTCCTTGCTTTGCCGAAGGAGTCTGGTGGATTCACGCCCACACTAAAGATAATAATTGGTCGGTAGAACAGGATGTGCGGGAAATCTGGGTAGCGCAGATTGCCGAACGGACTCCGCTTTCGGCAGCTAGTCTCGTCGATGGAGCCGTGGATGTGGAATGGTTTGGGCGGGTTTATGCTACCTTAGGCGCAGAACGCTGGCAACAGTTGGATAAAGCCGCTCAATATGCCTCCAACGGTAGCGGGCATCAACGCGCCAAACAGTTTGCTAGTGCCATGTTAGGACAGATCGACAGGAAAGAATTACTCGATCGAATCGTTAAAAAACGCCACCAAGATTCCGTTCGCGCCCTCGGATTATGCCCCCTCGATACTGGCAAAAACCGCGAACCCGACATCCTGAAACGCTATCAAACCTTTCAAGAATTCCTCCGCACTAGCAAAAAATTCGGCTCCCAACGCCGCGCCAGCGAAAAACTCGCCGTCGAAATCGGCATGGAAAACCTCGCTCGCACCGCCGGATTCGCCGATCCGCAACGACTGCAATGGGCGATGGAAGCCGCCGCCATTGCCGATCTGGTCGATCGAGCGCAAGTAGTTTCGATCGAAGATACTACCGTCTCCTTGAGCATTACCACCACAGGCACCCCCGAAATTACCATTACCAAAGCCGGAAAAACTCTCAAAGCCATCCCCGCCAAACTGAAGAAAAACCCCGACATAGAGGCATTAGTCGATCGCAAACAATCGATCGTCAAACAAGCTTCCCGCATGAGACTGTCCCTCGAACAGGCAATGGAGCGCGGCGATGCCTTCACCAAGCAAGAACTCCAACAGCTCGCCCAGCACCCCGTCCTCGCACCGATGCTGCGCCAGCTAGTACTCATCGCCACTGCTGGTAACGAGATCGGCTACCTCGAACCCAACGGCACCGAACTAGTCTCGCCCAACGGCAAAGTCAAAATTACTGCCGAAAAATTCCGCATCGCCCATCCCCACGACCTCCTAGTCACCAAAGAATGGCATCTCTGGCAGCAAGAATGTTTTACCAGCGAACGCCAACAGCCCTTCAAACAAGTCTTCCGCGAACTTTATGTCGCAACTACCGCCGAACAAACTAAGACGGGTTCCAAACGCTACGAAGGGCATCAAGTCAACCCCCGTCAAGCGATCGCCCTATTCGGACAGCGCGGCTGGATCTCCTCCCCTGACGAAGGCTTGCGCCGTACCTTCCACCAAGAAGGCTTAATCGCCCTCGTCTCCTTTGCCAATGGCTACTACACCCCCCTCGAAGTCGAAGGCTTGACGATCGATCGACTCAACTTCTACAAACGCGACGAGTGGAAACCCCTGCCCCTGGCTGATATCCCACCCCGCATCTTCAGCGAAGTCATGCGCGATCTCGATCTCGTCGTCAGCGTCGCCCACATCGGCGGAGTAGATCCTGAAGCCAGTGCCTCAACCGTGGAAATGCGATCGAGCATCCTCCGCGAAACCTGTCGGCTAATGAAACTAAATAACGTCCAAATCCAAGGTTCTCACGCCCTCATTAACGGCGAAATCGGCACCTATTCGGTACATCTGGGCAGTGCGATCGTCCATCGTCAACCAGGCGGTGCGCTCTGCATTCTCCCCGTCAGTTCCCAACATCGCGGACGGTTATTCTTACCCTTCGTCGATGACGATCCGAAGACGGCAGAAATCATGTCGAAGGTGTTACTGTTGGCGAAGGATAAGGAAATTCAAGATCCGACAATTTTAGAGCAGATTTTGAATAAGTAGGATATGTAAGCTGGTATAGAAATAGCTCTTTCGATTTCAGTATTTTTAGTGAGGTTTGATTATGGATCGTGATGAACTTCGGCAGCGATACTCAAAAGGTAGAAAAAACTTTACGGGTTTAAATCTATCTGGTTTAGATCTCTGTTACCTTCAAATGCCCTGTGCTGATTTAAGCAACTCTAATCTCAGTAACACGAAACTTACATCAGCGAATTTGGAGGTTGCTAATTTAAGTAGAGTAAACCTAGAAAATGCAGATCTGAAGTGGATTAATATTGCGAGAGCTAATCTCAATCAAGCCAATCTTCGAGGTGTTAATATGTCAAGCCTGAATTTGGGAACGGCAAACTTAGAAGAAGCTAATCTAGAAGGAGCTAGTTTATTCAATATTAGACTAGGTGGTACTAACTTAACTGGAGCTAATTTAAGCAATACGGATCTGAAACGTGCTTGGCTTAATAAAGTCAGTTTACGAAATGCTAACTTGACAGGAGCAGATCTAACTGGTGCTAATCTTCAGGGATCTGACTTAACTGGTGCTAATTTAACCGATGCAAAATTTGATGGTGTTTGTTGGTTACAAGTTCAGATCGATCCGAGCTTACTTCCCGAAAAAGATGCTCTAATCTGGAGAATTAGCAATCAAGGGGTTGATAATTTACATAGTATCGATTTGAGTAATACAGATTTGCGAAGTGTAAACCTTCAAAATACAGATTTGAGTGACACAAATCTATGTAAAGCTAATTTACTATTCGCAAACTTGTCTGGAGCCAATTTGACTGGAGCAAATCTATCCAGCGCAAACCTTGCACAAGCAAATCTTACTAATACCAATCTCACAGATGTTAACTTAACAAATGCTCAACTATGTAAAACTAACTTTAGCTCTGCTAATTTCCAGAATATTCAATTCAATGGCACTTCGTTTTTCAATGCCAATCTTGTAGGTACGATTAACGTACCTCCATCCATATTATCAACTTCTATAATTCCTCTAAATCATCCTGACACACATCTACTAAATGAAATTCGTGACGTGACAGAAGAATTAACTTGTAGATCGGAGAAAGACGATCCTTATGAAATATTTATTTGGAATACGATCGACAAAGGTAAATTCACACTAGAGAAGCTACTTCGGGCGATTGCATATCTAATACCTACTAGTATTGATAATCTACAACGTATTTCTCCTGATACGGACAAGCTAACAAAAGCCTACCAATTTCTACTTAGTGCTATTGAAGAACAATTGACAGATATTGAACTATGGCAACTTGAAACTGAATCAATTGGAGATGTTTCTTATGCAAGACCATGTATTGTCATTGGTCGAACGCTCGATGGGGATTGGTTGGGAGTTACAACTCAGGTAATGTCAGTATTACAAATAGAAATTAACACAGATGAGAAGTTTTATGTAAACGATCGAGGTGCAGTAAAACCAGAGAATCAGAAATTGATTTCTATACTCGATCGAGTATTACCTGAAGCAAATAAGCTTTTACCTGACAGCGAAGCAACCGAGCAAATTATATGGTCATTAGCAGAAAACCGTGATGACATGCTTCAGAATTTACTTTTGTCAACTAAGCATTTTGGGGTAAAAGATATTAGGGGTGGCGAGTACTTATTTCAGAGAACAGATGTAGAAGATAATGAAGTGGATCGGCGTGAATCATTTGCAACACTAGTGATTGATAATTTAGATGACGTTCGTGTTTACTTTATTGGAGGGTGTA harbors:
- a CDS encoding DUF4132 domain-containing protein, translating into MLNSEIAQARLKEYQITDWQPTRLAQLLKLPAKLRSIGCGIFGHDDKGKPFKRDESAVSIESSSKALGDLKPQDRLKIFTILFPQFAPTVEATWQGFANLTYPMGYNRRSFRAPTIDAYSQKRNWWFQRLLDVVKGYDVDLPWLASWCPYFGYYGDILGYLFAIAINADDAVGQEVFDILIASAKGEHEIGAMGRHVTRSLLLANRPEGWEFVEKLLVAAQRQEGLRQTILESVDEAHPIAYQRMLKLILDENLIRFAATLRAVDVWFGFDLDVLQEKQARAIIAQVLEFLTDAQQQQAALASDDAQTVYLALWSIAFTDALQAIEVAKTLLQHHEASHRLVAIHCLKQLDLHTARLVILSAIEDADDRVASLAIQAISYPTPEFVTAAPDIFDRLVAIFPRWAVKSKQLPPLVWEWMKLTVAQETIFHTLYRWLGDRSPKLMIPYLSAAESYQRATIATDLAKIQPWDEEIRNTLFNLTGDASSYVRQQVLEILKKCQIAKSETAHLIGLLTRKSSDLRQGILGLLLKQADEDAIDSAQILLAAKDKLQRQAGLELVAELIKGNRLVAECQSIAQTYRSTRGDKLTTAETQLLERIFARESQPASLRDALGLVNLANLYVPEPLTCTNPVEINTAAAKSTLIAIDELIHQHRQTPIQITNYQGEIEEELLGNVTWKFPWFQKDLSPTENLARLPLADVWENWYHSDRSKDEDGLELIRAISPRYKTDVEYCIRTEENEDLDNNIESPYNQLRSIFKTSFGKIDRDLRYPALVNNIVSWLLYLHPQPNAIDFSLNLLTMVLTAVDPLELQRSISHLVTGTRYFVAFIGQVNSFARRWSDVSERHFRRWWQIATWLDNSIWYFICRDRAICLENVVTAYHFGLANIADVTYYLLSDSSSAWSERFEKELQQMPVNITYSRNDFFALQRLTRRKLSDLDPKMNIAIEAANLCRDRILEIECQRGDLPTAATNAALALRSIEGIPTIVKLLQNLDNATFVRGYTYGNQSKAAVMSHLMRISFPASNDTPVEFARQVRAAKISEEKLIQFAFFAPQWVNYIQQAIDLPCFAEGVWWIHAHTKDNNWSVEQDVREIWVAQIAERTPLSAASLVDGAVDVEWFGRVYATLGAERWQQLDKAAQYASNGSGHQRAKQFASAMLGQIDRKELLDRIVKKRHQDSVRALGLCPLDTGKNREPDILKRYQTFQEFLRTSKKFGSQRRASEKLAVEIGMENLARTAGFADPQRLQWAMEAAAIADLVDRAQVVSIEDTTVSLSITTTGTPEITITKAGKTLKAIPAKLKKNPDIEALVDRKQSIVKQASRMRLSLEQAMERGDAFTKQELQQLAQHPVLAPMLRQLVLIATAGNEIGYLEPNGTELVSPNGKVKITAEKFRIAHPHDLLVTKEWHLWQQECFTSERQQPFKQVFRELYVATTAEQTKTGSKRYEGHQVNPRQAIALFGQRGWISSPDEGLRRTFHQEGLIALVSFANGYYTPLEVEGLTIDRLNFYKRDEWKPLPLADIPPRIFSEVMRDLDLVVSVAHIGGVDPEASASTVEMRSSILRETCRLMKLNNVQIQGSHALINGEIGTYSVHLGSAIVHRQPGGALCILPVSSQHRGRLFLPFVDDDPKTAEIMSKVLLLAKDKEIQDPTILEQILNK
- a CDS encoding pentapeptide repeat-containing protein yields the protein MDRDELRQRYSKGRKNFTGLNLSGLDLCYLQMPCADLSNSNLSNTKLTSANLEVANLSRVNLENADLKWINIARANLNQANLRGVNMSSLNLGTANLEEANLEGASLFNIRLGGTNLTGANLSNTDLKRAWLNKVSLRNANLTGADLTGANLQGSDLTGANLTDAKFDGVCWLQVQIDPSLLPEKDALIWRISNQGVDNLHSIDLSNTDLRSVNLQNTDLSDTNLCKANLLFANLSGANLTGANLSSANLAQANLTNTNLTDVNLTNAQLCKTNFSSANFQNIQFNGTSFFNANLVGTINVPPSILSTSIIPLNHPDTHLLNEIRDVTEELTCRSEKDDPYEIFIWNTIDKGKFTLEKLLRAIAYLIPTSIDNLQRISPDTDKLTKAYQFLLSAIEEQLTDIELWQLETESIGDVSYARPCIVIGRTLDGDWLGVTTQVMSVLQIEINTDEKFYVNDRGAVKPENQKLISILDRVLPEANKLLPDSEATEQIIWSLAENRDDMLQNLLLSTKHFGVKDIRGGEYLFQRTDVEDNEVDRRESFATLVIDNLDDVRVYFIGGCNVDIYLLGKTKNHDWIGIQTGVTWT